A genomic stretch from Echeneis naucrates chromosome 6, fEcheNa1.1, whole genome shotgun sequence includes:
- the LOC115044811 gene encoding germ cell-specific gene 1-like protein isoform X1 — MLERMSRRSRSLLSLTLTTLALALSILALCTSYWCEGTHKVVKPLCLSPVKMKNCGQNNSEPYTTGHVGCWSQSQLALESPTQNPFNRTLSPARREELARIRQRQLANAVHYIWETGEDKFTFRYFHTGFWESCEKHSDGEKCRSFIELTPGETQGVLWLSVISEFTYIGLLGMGFLLMWLEVLCSHKEMHSLKINAYAAICTVLSGLLGMVAHMMYTTVFQMTVIVGPKDWRPQSWDYGWSFALAWVSFSCCMGAAVVTLNSYTKTIIELRRRQRLRLEEARAASHAPSYDEVVPGGGLYSISGLLQCPDGMIDVAWAPNGSIVGMGNGDVPTLVLVGGCGPEGCEDCEREMDEMEGGMDRVDSPC; from the exons ATGCTGGAGCGTATGTCTCGTCGCTCTCGCTCCCTGCTCTCCCTGACCTTGACCACTCTGGCTCTGGCCCTCTCTATCCTGGCTCTCTGCACCTCCTACTGGTGTGAGGGCACCCACAAGGTGGTCAAGcccctctgcctgtctcctgtcAAAATGAAGAACTGTGGTCAGAACAACAGTGAGCCTTACACCACAG gtcacgtggggtgttggagccaatcccagctcgcactgg AGAGTCCCACTCAGAACCCCTTCAACCGCACACTGTCTCCTGCCAGGAGGGAGGAGCTGGCCAGGATCCGACAGAGACAGCTGGCTAATGCAGTGCACTACATCTGGGAGACAGGGGAAGACAAGTTTACCTTCAGATACTTCCACACTGGTTTTTGGGAAAGCTGTGAGAAACACAGTGATG GTGAGAAATGTCGCAGTTTTATCGAGTTAACTCCAGGAGAAACACAAG GTGTTCTCTGGCTGTCTGTGATTTCGGAGTTTACGTACATTGGCCTGCTGGGAATGGGCTTCCTGCTGATGTGGCTGGAAGTTTTGTGttcacacaaagaaatgcacTCTTTGAAAATCAATGCCTATGCAGCGATCTGCACTGTGCTATCAG GCCTTCTTGGGATGGTAGCCCATATGATGTACACCACAGTATTTCAGATGACAGTCATTGTGGGCCCCAAAGACTGGCGACCGCAGTCGTGGGATTACGGTTGGTCATTTGC TCTCGCGTGGGTGTCCTTCAGTTGCTGTATGGGTGCAGCTGTGGTCACACTCAACTCCTACACAAAGACCATCATCGAGCTCCGTCGCAGACAGAGGCTACGGTTGGAAGAAGCGAGAGCTGCCAGTCACGCCCCATCTTACGACGAGGTTGTTCCAGGGGGTGGACTTTACTCCATCAGTGGCCTACTGCAGTGTCCGGACGGCATGATTGATGTGGCGTGGGCCCCGAATGGCAGCATTGTGGGAATGGGAAATGGGGATGTACCAACACTGGTTTTGGTTGGAGGCTGTGGGCCTGAAGGGTGCGAAGACTGTGAGAGGGAGATGGATGAGATGGAGGGAGGCATGGACCGAGTTGATTCCCCTTGTTAA
- the LOC115044811 gene encoding germ cell-specific gene 1-like protein isoform X3, with the protein MLERMSRRSRSLLSLTLTTLALALSILALCTSYWCEGTHKVVKPLCLSPVKMKNCGQNNSEPYTTGHVGCWSQSQLALESPTQNPFNRTLSPARREELARIRQRQLANAVHYIWETGEDKFTFRYFHTGFWESCEKHSDGVLWLSVISEFTYIGLLGMGFLLMWLEVLCSHKEMHSLKINAYAAICTVLSGLLGMVAHMMYTTVFQMTVIVGPKDWRPQSWDYGWSFALAWVSFSCCMGAAVVTLNSYTKTIIELRRRQRLRLEEARAASHAPSYDEVVPGGGLYSISGLLQCPDGMIDVAWAPNGSIVGMGNGDVPTLVLVGGCGPEGCEDCEREMDEMEGGMDRVDSPC; encoded by the exons ATGCTGGAGCGTATGTCTCGTCGCTCTCGCTCCCTGCTCTCCCTGACCTTGACCACTCTGGCTCTGGCCCTCTCTATCCTGGCTCTCTGCACCTCCTACTGGTGTGAGGGCACCCACAAGGTGGTCAAGcccctctgcctgtctcctgtcAAAATGAAGAACTGTGGTCAGAACAACAGTGAGCCTTACACCACAG gtcacgtggggtgttggagccaatcccagctcgcactgg AGAGTCCCACTCAGAACCCCTTCAACCGCACACTGTCTCCTGCCAGGAGGGAGGAGCTGGCCAGGATCCGACAGAGACAGCTGGCTAATGCAGTGCACTACATCTGGGAGACAGGGGAAGACAAGTTTACCTTCAGATACTTCCACACTGGTTTTTGGGAAAGCTGTGAGAAACACAGTGATG GTGTTCTCTGGCTGTCTGTGATTTCGGAGTTTACGTACATTGGCCTGCTGGGAATGGGCTTCCTGCTGATGTGGCTGGAAGTTTTGTGttcacacaaagaaatgcacTCTTTGAAAATCAATGCCTATGCAGCGATCTGCACTGTGCTATCAG GCCTTCTTGGGATGGTAGCCCATATGATGTACACCACAGTATTTCAGATGACAGTCATTGTGGGCCCCAAAGACTGGCGACCGCAGTCGTGGGATTACGGTTGGTCATTTGC TCTCGCGTGGGTGTCCTTCAGTTGCTGTATGGGTGCAGCTGTGGTCACACTCAACTCCTACACAAAGACCATCATCGAGCTCCGTCGCAGACAGAGGCTACGGTTGGAAGAAGCGAGAGCTGCCAGTCACGCCCCATCTTACGACGAGGTTGTTCCAGGGGGTGGACTTTACTCCATCAGTGGCCTACTGCAGTGTCCGGACGGCATGATTGATGTGGCGTGGGCCCCGAATGGCAGCATTGTGGGAATGGGAAATGGGGATGTACCAACACTGGTTTTGGTTGGAGGCTGTGGGCCTGAAGGGTGCGAAGACTGTGAGAGGGAGATGGATGAGATGGAGGGAGGCATGGACCGAGTTGATTCCCCTTGTTAA
- the LOC115044811 gene encoding germ cell-specific gene 1-like protein isoform X2: MLERMSRRSRSLLSLTLTTLALALSILALCTSYWCEGTHKVVKPLCLSPVKMKNCGQNNSEPYTTESPTQNPFNRTLSPARREELARIRQRQLANAVHYIWETGEDKFTFRYFHTGFWESCEKHSDGEKCRSFIELTPGETQGVLWLSVISEFTYIGLLGMGFLLMWLEVLCSHKEMHSLKINAYAAICTVLSGLLGMVAHMMYTTVFQMTVIVGPKDWRPQSWDYGWSFALAWVSFSCCMGAAVVTLNSYTKTIIELRRRQRLRLEEARAASHAPSYDEVVPGGGLYSISGLLQCPDGMIDVAWAPNGSIVGMGNGDVPTLVLVGGCGPEGCEDCEREMDEMEGGMDRVDSPC; the protein is encoded by the exons ATGCTGGAGCGTATGTCTCGTCGCTCTCGCTCCCTGCTCTCCCTGACCTTGACCACTCTGGCTCTGGCCCTCTCTATCCTGGCTCTCTGCACCTCCTACTGGTGTGAGGGCACCCACAAGGTGGTCAAGcccctctgcctgtctcctgtcAAAATGAAGAACTGTGGTCAGAACAACAGTGAGCCTTACACCACAG AGAGTCCCACTCAGAACCCCTTCAACCGCACACTGTCTCCTGCCAGGAGGGAGGAGCTGGCCAGGATCCGACAGAGACAGCTGGCTAATGCAGTGCACTACATCTGGGAGACAGGGGAAGACAAGTTTACCTTCAGATACTTCCACACTGGTTTTTGGGAAAGCTGTGAGAAACACAGTGATG GTGAGAAATGTCGCAGTTTTATCGAGTTAACTCCAGGAGAAACACAAG GTGTTCTCTGGCTGTCTGTGATTTCGGAGTTTACGTACATTGGCCTGCTGGGAATGGGCTTCCTGCTGATGTGGCTGGAAGTTTTGTGttcacacaaagaaatgcacTCTTTGAAAATCAATGCCTATGCAGCGATCTGCACTGTGCTATCAG GCCTTCTTGGGATGGTAGCCCATATGATGTACACCACAGTATTTCAGATGACAGTCATTGTGGGCCCCAAAGACTGGCGACCGCAGTCGTGGGATTACGGTTGGTCATTTGC TCTCGCGTGGGTGTCCTTCAGTTGCTGTATGGGTGCAGCTGTGGTCACACTCAACTCCTACACAAAGACCATCATCGAGCTCCGTCGCAGACAGAGGCTACGGTTGGAAGAAGCGAGAGCTGCCAGTCACGCCCCATCTTACGACGAGGTTGTTCCAGGGGGTGGACTTTACTCCATCAGTGGCCTACTGCAGTGTCCGGACGGCATGATTGATGTGGCGTGGGCCCCGAATGGCAGCATTGTGGGAATGGGAAATGGGGATGTACCAACACTGGTTTTGGTTGGAGGCTGTGGGCCTGAAGGGTGCGAAGACTGTGAGAGGGAGATGGATGAGATGGAGGGAGGCATGGACCGAGTTGATTCCCCTTGTTAA
- the rcvrn2 gene encoding recoverin 2, giving the protein MGNTTSSAISKQILDDLKLSTKFTENEICQWYENFQKQCPTGRITPEEFEQIYSRFFPESDAKSYARHVFRSFDTNDDGTLDFKEYIIALHMTSTGKTTRKLEWAFSLFDVDKNGYINKTEVTEICQAIFKLIPKEEQSRLPEDENTPEKRANKLWAYFEKKDNERLAEGEFIKGVIENENAMRLIHYEPIKQ; this is encoded by the exons ATGGGAAATACCACCAGTAGCGCTATATCAAAACAGATCTTGGACGACCTCAAGCTCAGCACCAAATTCACCGAAAATGAGATCTGCCAGTGGTACGAGAACTTTCAGAAGCAGTGCCCAACGGGACGCATTACTCCAGAGGAGTTTGAGCAGATCTACTCCCGCTTCTTCCCTGAAAGTGACGCCAAGAGCTACGCACGACATGTGTTTCGCTCCTTTGACACCAACGACGACGGCACTTTGGACTTCAAGGAGTACATCATTGCACTGCACATGACCTCCACTGGGAAGACCACCCGAAAACTAGAGTGGGCCTTCTCATTGTTTGACGTTGACAAGAACGGATACATCAACAAGACCGAAGTGACAGAGATCTGCCAG GCCATATTTAAGCTGATCCCcaaggaggagcagagcaggcTACCAGAGGATGAGAACACACCCGAGAAGAGAGCCAACAAGCTGTGGGCttactttgaaaagaaagacaatg AGCGACTGGCTGAGGGAGAATTCATCAAAGGAGTGATTGAAAATGAGAATGCAATGCGTCTTATCCACTATGAACCAATCAAACAGTGA
- the atg12 gene encoding ubiquitin-like protein ATG12 isoform X1, with amino-acid sequence MSDSAESPTETQKEEPQPPSDDSAANEEKKKIDVLLKAVGDTPIMKTKKWAVDRGRTVQSLAQFILRFLKIDANEQLFIYVNQSFAPSPDQEVGVLFDCFGSDGKLILHYCKSQAWG; translated from the exons ATGTCTGACAGTGCAGAGTctccaacagaaacacaaaaagaggagCCACAGCCTCCGTCAGACGACTCGGCGGCTAacgaagagaagaaaaaga ttgaTGTGTTGTTGAAGGCAGTCGGAGACACTCCcattatgaaaacaaagaagTGGGCAGTAGACCGGGGGAGGACGGTGCAGTCCCTGGCTCAGTTCATTTTACGCTTCCTCAAAATTGATGCCAATGAACAGCTA TTCATCTATGTTAACCAGTCTTTTGCACCCTCACCAGATCAAGAAGTGGGGGTCCTTTTTGAC tgttttggaAGTGATGGCAAGCTGATCCTACACTATTGTAAATCTCAAGCTTGGGGTTGA
- the atg12 gene encoding ubiquitin-like protein ATG12 isoform X2: MSDSAESPTETQKEEPQPPSDDSAANEEKKKIDVLLKAVGDTPIMKTKKWAVDRGRTVQSLAQFILRFLKIDANEQLIKKWGSFLTVLEVMAS, translated from the exons ATGTCTGACAGTGCAGAGTctccaacagaaacacaaaaagaggagCCACAGCCTCCGTCAGACGACTCGGCGGCTAacgaagagaagaaaaaga ttgaTGTGTTGTTGAAGGCAGTCGGAGACACTCCcattatgaaaacaaagaagTGGGCAGTAGACCGGGGGAGGACGGTGCAGTCCCTGGCTCAGTTCATTTTACGCTTCCTCAAAATTGATGCCAATGAACAGCTA ATCAAGAAGTGGGGGTCCTTTTTGAC tgttttggaAGTGATGGCAAGCTGA